A genomic region of Candidatus Marimicrobium litorale contains the following coding sequences:
- a CDS encoding cytochrome P450 codes for MDQCPFANLLDPDTYAEGMPYTRLKEIREAGPVVKIEDPISGTPYWAVTRIAEMDEVSKNPALFSSAERSAFPMEYDDAIVEMQRFTIINMDPPQHQKARRIVRNAFTPKRVESYAARFREHARLIVDAVARRGECEFVEEVAAELPLIAILELLGVPLQDRKQFFDWTNTMIFADDPDMATSMEEGQLAAMEVITYALDIAATHRRSPMDNITGALLDARLGGEPIPEEMFGWMFILILVGGNESTRTVIAQGMRLLMEHPAQLQYLVDNPEKIGNACEEILRYNTAFISMRRTAMADTELGGQPIKKGDKVILHYHAANHDEHVFGDDAMMFDITRAERMPDLYSHLRSFGIGQHFCIGSHLARLELNIMFEEIIPRLRNPRLQTDPKFVRSFFVNAMKEMHIAFDPEAEVPAA; via the coding sequence ATGGACCAATGCCCATTCGCCAATCTACTGGACCCCGATACTTACGCCGAGGGCATGCCCTATACAAGGCTTAAAGAAATTCGCGAAGCCGGGCCTGTTGTCAAAATTGAAGACCCTATTAGCGGCACACCCTACTGGGCGGTAACTCGCATTGCTGAGATGGACGAGGTCTCGAAAAACCCGGCGCTGTTTTCCTCCGCGGAGCGCTCCGCTTTCCCGATGGAATACGATGACGCTATCGTCGAAATGCAGCGCTTTACGATCATCAACATGGACCCGCCACAGCATCAAAAAGCGAGACGCATCGTACGCAATGCATTCACGCCCAAGCGTGTCGAATCCTACGCCGCCAGATTTCGGGAACACGCTCGCCTCATCGTCGATGCCGTTGCCCGACGTGGCGAATGCGAATTCGTGGAAGAGGTTGCCGCTGAACTGCCTTTGATCGCTATTCTTGAATTACTCGGCGTACCACTGCAAGACCGTAAGCAGTTTTTCGACTGGACCAACACGATGATCTTTGCCGACGATCCGGACATGGCGACCTCGATGGAGGAGGGTCAGCTGGCCGCGATGGAGGTCATTACCTACGCGCTGGATATCGCGGCCACGCACCGTCGATCACCAATGGACAATATCACGGGCGCGCTGCTGGACGCACGATTGGGCGGCGAGCCCATTCCCGAGGAGATGTTTGGCTGGATGTTTATCCTCATACTCGTTGGAGGCAACGAGTCCACCCGCACCGTCATCGCACAGGGTATGCGCTTACTGATGGAGCATCCTGCACAATTGCAGTATCTGGTAGACAACCCGGAGAAAATTGGCAATGCCTGCGAAGAAATACTGCGCTATAACACCGCGTTTATCTCCATGCGACGCACAGCCATGGCAGATACCGAACTGGGTGGACAGCCCATCAAAAAGGGTGACAAGGTCATCCTCCACTATCATGCCGCCAATCACGACGAACACGTCTTCGGCGACGACGCCATGATGTTTGACATCACGCGCGCGGAACGTATGCCAGATCTTTACAGTCATCTGCGCTCCTTTGGTATCGGCCAGCATTTTTGCATTGGCTCTCACCTGGCGCGGCTCGAGCTCAACATCATGTTCGAGGAAATTATCCCGCGATTGCGCAACCCCCGGCTACAGACTGATCCAAAGTTTGTGCGCTCTTTTTTCGTAAATGCCATGAAGGAAATGCACATCGCCTTCGACCCTGAGGCGGAAGTGCCAGCGGCCTGA
- a CDS encoding DUF1329 domain-containing protein, whose amino-acid sequence MTIRNTLAAICFSIFTATPVLAAVAPDQAAKLGKELTPAGAEMAGNADGSIPAWNPDGTPVPEGFVAGSDNYIDPYPDEKPLYTIDGSNWQDYADNLTAGSIALFEKFGADGFKMHVYPTHRGTIRPEWFYANSIKNATQATLIEGGQKIEGNLPGVPFPIPESGLEAIWNHMIRYAEDASVVSDVYYVGANGKPILATTGSSVSVFPMFKNPDEVVGEAVWGKLRINYDAPPRRAGEILLVHEPGADYTKGKGRKAWQYLVGQRRVRLAPAVSFDTPNPAVAGTSTYDDAFIYNGSPERYDWELVGKKELIVPAGNYEMIFQANIEDLLGDKFLNPDMIRWEKRRVWVVDSRLKEGSRHLYSRRTFYLDEDSWAAWSSDMYDGRDQLWRVQFAYPVNLYDRASGFGSAYGAYDLLQNIYNLSGKPVPGKYKNGVTVKEKYFTPEGMARRGIR is encoded by the coding sequence ATGACGATACGAAACACCCTGGCAGCCATCTGCTTTTCTATTTTCACCGCCACCCCTGTTCTCGCGGCAGTCGCACCGGATCAGGCGGCGAAGCTTGGCAAAGAGCTGACACCCGCCGGAGCAGAGATGGCCGGCAATGCCGACGGCAGCATCCCAGCCTGGAACCCGGACGGCACTCCCGTCCCCGAGGGCTTTGTAGCGGGTTCAGATAATTACATCGACCCCTATCCTGATGAGAAGCCGCTCTATACTATCGACGGCAGTAACTGGCAGGACTACGCCGACAACCTCACGGCGGGCTCCATAGCCCTGTTTGAAAAATTTGGTGCCGACGGATTCAAAATGCATGTCTACCCCACTCACCGAGGAACCATCAGGCCCGAGTGGTTTTATGCCAATTCGATCAAAAATGCCACACAAGCCACGCTGATAGAGGGCGGCCAGAAAATTGAGGGCAATCTTCCGGGCGTACCCTTCCCGATTCCCGAATCCGGACTGGAGGCCATCTGGAACCACATGATACGTTACGCCGAGGACGCGTCTGTCGTCTCTGACGTTTATTACGTCGGCGCCAACGGCAAGCCTATTCTGGCCACGACCGGCTCCTCTGTCTCGGTATTTCCCATGTTCAAGAACCCGGATGAAGTGGTCGGCGAAGCGGTGTGGGGCAAGCTGCGTATAAATTACGACGCACCGCCACGCCGCGCCGGGGAAATCCTTTTGGTACACGAGCCGGGCGCAGACTACACCAAGGGCAAGGGCCGCAAGGCCTGGCAGTACCTGGTGGGCCAACGCCGTGTGCGTCTGGCCCCGGCCGTGTCTTTCGACACGCCCAATCCAGCGGTGGCAGGCACCTCGACGTACGACGACGCCTTCATTTACAACGGATCGCCGGAGCGCTATGACTGGGAGCTGGTTGGCAAAAAAGAGCTGATCGTCCCTGCGGGCAACTACGAGATGATTTTCCAGGCGAATATAGAGGATCTGCTGGGCGACAAGTTTCTCAACCCCGACATGATTCGCTGGGAGAAGCGCAGGGTTTGGGTAGTCGATTCCCGGCTCAAGGAAGGCAGCCGTCACCTCTATTCCCGGCGCACTTTCTACCTCGACGAGGACAGCTGGGCGGCCTGGTCCAGTGACATGTATGATGGCCGCGACCAACTATGGCGCGTGCAGTTCGCCTACCCCGTCAACCTGTATGATCGCGCGTCCGGATTCGGCTCGGCCTACGGTGCGTATGACCTGCTGCAAAACATCTACAACTTGAGCGGGAAGCCCGTTCCCGGAAAGTACAAGAACGGTGTCACCGTGAAAGAAAAATACTTTACGCCCGAGGGCATGGCGAGACGCGGCATCCGCTAA
- a CDS encoding 3-hydroxyacyl-CoA dehydrogenase NAD-binding domain-containing protein, producing MSYIRLEKDADGIVDLVFDQPGKDVNVMGDEYAKAMPKALGELEAMKDDIKGIYIRSGKPGQFFAGGDITMMLEMDLNPSDQERKAMLDGIVEAKAPLRRLEALGVPVVVGINGPALGGGYEIALACHRRIALDRPSVKVGLPEAMLGLMPGAGGVVRMVRMLGMEQAVGLISQGKQLTADKALEKGLIHELAASEEQMAEKARAWILANPDAKQPWEQPGYRIPGGAPSDPATQGLTYFGPVNVMVQTWGNMPAQQVIMAAVIDTARVDYDTAHVVEARYFQRLLLDQVARNMMTTFFVQMNAMDGGASRPDGFGKTEVKKLGILGAGVMGAGIAFNAAKFGIDVVLKDVSLGNAERGKEYASSACEKSRSIDAQKTQAILARIHPTADVTDLADCDFVIEAVFEDREIKATVTSETEAVLSEKAVFASNTSGLPITELAQASARPANYIGMHFFSPAERMPLVEIITGNETSKEALARAFDLAQQLGKKPIVVKDAPGFFTTRVIGQTITQGQRMLAEGVNPALIENGARMNGSPMGPLETLDSISLETAYHAANQQRTDAESAGESWQSAPESEVIRIMVEEAKRVGQARGAGFYDYDDTGKKTVTWPGLKGLFAAEGYVDMPFEDVRDRLLFPQVLEAIRILEEGVITSVGDGNIGSIMGIGFPPHTGGVFQCVNAYGASAFAERAKVLATKYGEVFEPPMLLLDMARRGETFA from the coding sequence ATGAGTTACATACGACTGGAAAAGGATGCGGATGGCATCGTGGATCTGGTCTTCGACCAGCCCGGAAAAGACGTCAATGTGATGGGTGACGAATATGCCAAGGCCATGCCGAAGGCACTGGGTGAGCTGGAGGCGATGAAGGACGATATCAAGGGCATCTATATTCGTTCGGGTAAGCCGGGGCAGTTTTTTGCCGGCGGTGATATCACCATGATGTTGGAAATGGACCTCAACCCCTCGGATCAAGAGCGTAAGGCGATGCTCGATGGTATTGTCGAGGCGAAAGCGCCCCTGCGGCGCCTGGAGGCGCTCGGCGTGCCAGTGGTGGTCGGCATTAACGGCCCCGCCCTGGGTGGTGGTTACGAAATCGCGCTGGCCTGTCACCGCCGGATTGCGCTGGATCGCCCCAGCGTAAAGGTTGGGTTGCCCGAGGCTATGCTGGGCCTGATGCCCGGCGCTGGCGGCGTGGTGCGCATGGTGCGCATGCTGGGTATGGAGCAGGCCGTGGGCTTGATTTCCCAGGGCAAACAGCTCACAGCGGACAAGGCCTTGGAAAAAGGTTTGATCCACGAGCTGGCGGCGTCAGAAGAGCAGATGGCAGAGAAAGCGAGGGCCTGGATACTTGCTAACCCCGACGCGAAACAACCTTGGGAGCAACCTGGTTATCGCATTCCTGGTGGCGCCCCCTCTGATCCTGCGACGCAGGGGCTGACGTATTTTGGCCCCGTGAACGTGATGGTACAGACGTGGGGCAACATGCCCGCGCAGCAAGTCATTATGGCTGCTGTCATCGATACTGCGCGAGTGGATTACGACACGGCCCACGTGGTTGAGGCCCGCTACTTCCAGCGCCTGTTGCTGGACCAGGTGGCACGCAACATGATGACCACCTTTTTTGTGCAAATGAATGCGATGGATGGCGGGGCTTCCCGGCCGGACGGCTTCGGTAAGACTGAGGTGAAAAAGCTCGGCATCCTCGGTGCGGGCGTAATGGGCGCGGGCATTGCATTCAACGCCGCAAAATTCGGCATTGATGTGGTGTTAAAGGACGTCTCCCTCGGTAATGCGGAAAGAGGTAAGGAGTACGCCAGCAGCGCGTGTGAGAAAAGCCGCAGTATCGACGCACAGAAAACGCAGGCGATTCTTGCGCGTATTCACCCCACGGCGGATGTAACGGATCTCGCTGATTGTGACTTTGTGATTGAGGCGGTGTTCGAAGACCGGGAGATCAAGGCTACGGTGACCTCAGAGACAGAGGCGGTACTCTCCGAGAAGGCGGTGTTTGCCTCCAACACTTCGGGGCTGCCGATCACTGAGCTGGCGCAAGCCTCTGCCCGCCCAGCGAACTACATTGGCATGCATTTCTTTTCTCCGGCGGAGCGCATGCCCCTCGTTGAAATTATAACGGGCAATGAAACGTCGAAGGAGGCCCTGGCTCGCGCCTTTGATCTTGCTCAGCAGTTGGGTAAGAAACCTATCGTGGTAAAGGATGCTCCGGGCTTTTTTACCACCCGCGTCATTGGGCAGACCATTACGCAGGGACAGCGCATGCTGGCAGAGGGCGTCAACCCTGCCCTTATTGAGAATGGTGCCCGCATGAACGGGTCGCCCATGGGGCCGCTCGAAACCCTGGACAGTATTTCGCTGGAGACGGCTTACCATGCTGCAAACCAGCAGCGAACTGATGCAGAGTCCGCGGGTGAGAGCTGGCAGTCGGCACCGGAGTCGGAAGTTATCCGCATCATGGTGGAAGAGGCGAAGCGCGTCGGTCAGGCGAGGGGTGCCGGGTTTTACGATTACGACGATACTGGAAAGAAGACGGTCACCTGGCCCGGCCTGAAGGGCCTGTTTGCCGCAGAGGGTTATGTCGACATGCCTTTCGAAGATGTCAGGGATCGTCTCTTATTCCCTCAGGTGCTGGAAGCCATCAGGATCCTGGAGGAGGGTGTCATCACCAGTGTGGGTGACGGCAATATTGGGTCGATTATGGGTATTGGCTTCCCGCCCCACACTGGTGGCGTATTCCAGTGTGTTAATGCTTATGGCGCGAGCGCCTTTGCCGAGCGGGCGAAAGTATTGGCCACGAAGTATGGCGAGGTATTCGAGCCGCCGATGTTGCTGCTCGACATGGCAAGGCGAGGGGAAACGTTTGCCTGA
- a CDS encoding acetyl-CoA C-acetyltransferase — translation MSEEAYIYDAIRTPRGKGKPGGGLHEIKPIDLVTNLLEEMKSRHQLDTTQVTDFVCATGEPVNEQGQNIAKTALVYSSWDDVTVGAQLHRYCAGGLDAVNTVAMKIMSGIESMGLAGGVESMSRLGIGASGAAAGDAWVAMKSYGISQGLGADLMAQLDGVTREDVDRYAAQSQARAAHARDNGYFDGSIVPVKDLNGVNVLQHDELIRPTTPEGLAGLNPSFTMFNDFGHGDFLKFKYPQVERVECIHTPGNSSGVVDGASLVLLGNKQAGDDQGLKPRARIRTCALTGTEPTIMLAGPAPASEKALQQAGMATSDIDLFELNEAFAAVVLRFQQLMDIPDDKINVNGGAIAMGHPIGATGAMILGTVLDELERRDLNTALVTLCAGGGIGIATIIERV, via the coding sequence ATGAGTGAAGAAGCTTATATTTACGATGCGATTCGCACGCCGCGGGGCAAGGGTAAACCCGGTGGGGGCTTACACGAAATAAAGCCGATCGATTTGGTGACTAACCTGCTGGAGGAGATGAAATCCCGTCACCAGCTGGACACCACCCAGGTCACAGACTTTGTTTGCGCTACGGGCGAGCCGGTCAACGAACAGGGCCAGAACATTGCGAAGACAGCGCTGGTTTACTCCAGTTGGGACGATGTGACCGTGGGTGCCCAGTTGCATCGCTACTGTGCGGGTGGTCTGGATGCGGTAAATACAGTGGCGATGAAAATCATGTCCGGTATCGAGTCCATGGGCCTGGCCGGCGGAGTAGAGAGCATGTCGCGCCTCGGCATTGGTGCCTCGGGGGCCGCTGCAGGGGATGCCTGGGTCGCAATGAAGAGCTACGGTATTTCACAGGGCCTGGGCGCTGACCTGATGGCACAACTGGATGGTGTCACGCGTGAGGATGTGGATCGTTACGCGGCTCAGTCTCAGGCCCGGGCGGCCCACGCGCGGGATAACGGATATTTCGACGGGTCGATTGTTCCAGTGAAAGACTTGAACGGCGTTAACGTGCTGCAGCATGATGAGTTGATTCGCCCAACCACCCCTGAGGGTCTTGCCGGGCTTAACCCCTCTTTCACCATGTTCAACGATTTCGGTCACGGGGACTTTCTCAAGTTCAAGTACCCTCAGGTAGAGAGAGTGGAATGTATTCATACCCCAGGAAACTCCTCTGGTGTAGTGGACGGCGCTTCGCTTGTTTTGCTCGGCAATAAGCAGGCAGGGGATGATCAGGGTCTCAAGCCACGCGCTCGTATTCGTACTTGCGCACTGACCGGAACCGAGCCGACAATTATGTTGGCAGGTCCAGCGCCCGCGTCCGAGAAGGCACTGCAGCAGGCAGGTATGGCCACTTCGGACATCGATTTGTTCGAGCTGAATGAGGCATTCGCTGCCGTGGTGTTGCGCTTCCAGCAGTTGATGGATATACCCGATGACAAGATCAACGTGAACGGCGGTGCAATTGCCATGGGCCACCCTATCGGTGCCACCGGCGCAATGATCCTCGGTACCGTACTCGATGAACTGGAGCGCCGCGACTTGAATACCGCACTGGTAACCCTGTGTGCCGGTGGCGGCATTGGCATTGCAACGATCATCGAGCGAGTTTGA
- a CDS encoding PaaI family thioesterase, giving the protein MEGTNTVDSMNASRPGFIEMLGGEITAIDTDEKTCTFEFTVSTQFCHSIDVVQGGFITAMLDAAMSHAVFATVQGISGVSSLEIKTSYLEPTRAGTLRVVGQVVKDSYKTVFLEGKMYNAEGLLSATASSVAKLVRAS; this is encoded by the coding sequence ATGGAAGGCACTAACACAGTCGACTCAATGAATGCGAGCCGGCCTGGGTTCATCGAGATGCTCGGTGGGGAGATCACCGCCATCGATACCGACGAGAAAACCTGCACGTTTGAATTCACGGTCAGTACCCAATTCTGTCACTCGATCGATGTGGTGCAGGGAGGATTTATCACGGCTATGTTGGACGCAGCAATGTCGCATGCCGTGTTCGCGACGGTGCAGGGCATCAGCGGCGTATCCTCGCTGGAAATCAAAACCAGCTATCTGGAGCCAACACGGGCGGGCACCCTTCGGGTTGTGGGCCAGGTTGTCAAAGACAGCTACAAGACCGTATTCCTTGAAGGCAAAATGTATAACGCGGAGGGGCTGCTCTCAGCCACCGCCAGCTCAGTGGCTAAGCTTGTGCGAGCGAGCTGA
- a CDS encoding UvrD-helicase domain-containing protein, which produces MTQLNTSQREAVHYIDGPLLVLAGAGSGKTSVITQKIAYLVSTCGIKPSRIAAVTFTNKAAREMRDRVGRLMPAQAAEGITVSTFHQLGLRIIRAELKALKLKNGFSIFDGDDTRTLLKDLLVQAHGSDGDQAATIAQRISSWKNDRVLPAEALARSNGPADVLCAQAYQRYQRALKAYNALDFDDLILLPTLLFEQHADVLERWQQRLHYLLVDEYQDTNSSQYLLVKQLVGMRGGLTVVGDDDQSIYAWRGARPENLALLQTDYPHLKLVKLEQNYRSTARILRAANTLIANNPHVFEKRLWSELGYGEHLRIIRYADEQEEAEQVVVEILDHQLRKRTRFGDYAILYRGNHQSRLVELALQQQQVPYHLSGGTSFFARNEVKDVMAYLRLLMNKNDDNAFLRIANVPRRKLGTSTLEALGHYANTHRCSLSLACSRIDSGAVSEAGLVRLRAFHTWMDTVRRRCEGGDGIAAVRQLVRDMDYEDWLLQNSSSEDVAERRMSNVHFLIDSLQRVMANEQVALDEAVSRLILRDLLEQQDEETKGPDSVQLMTLHAAKGLEFPHVYIIGMEEKLLPHRVSLDEDSIDEERRLAYVGITRARETLSMTLASTRRQFGETIKCKPSRFIDELPQDDLRWQGEGEGSEEANETRAQETLAGLKGLFG; this is translated from the coding sequence GTGACACAACTCAACACTAGCCAGAGGGAAGCCGTTCACTACATTGACGGCCCACTGCTGGTGCTAGCAGGCGCCGGCAGCGGCAAAACCAGCGTTATCACTCAAAAGATTGCCTATCTGGTATCGACCTGTGGGATCAAACCCTCCCGCATTGCAGCGGTGACCTTTACCAACAAGGCTGCTCGAGAGATGCGCGACAGGGTGGGTCGACTCATGCCCGCTCAGGCTGCCGAGGGGATCACCGTTAGCACCTTTCACCAACTTGGTCTGCGGATCATCCGAGCCGAGCTGAAGGCGCTAAAACTTAAAAACGGATTCTCCATCTTCGATGGGGACGATACCCGAACCCTGCTAAAAGACCTGTTGGTGCAAGCTCATGGCTCCGATGGCGACCAGGCCGCCACCATTGCCCAGCGCATCTCCAGCTGGAAGAACGATCGCGTGTTGCCCGCAGAGGCCCTTGCCCGATCCAACGGACCCGCCGACGTACTCTGCGCACAGGCCTACCAGCGCTATCAGCGCGCACTCAAGGCCTATAACGCGCTGGATTTTGACGATCTCATACTGCTGCCTACTCTGCTCTTCGAGCAACACGCCGATGTTCTGGAGCGATGGCAACAGCGCCTTCACTACCTGCTGGTGGATGAATACCAGGACACCAACTCAAGCCAATACCTGCTGGTTAAACAGTTGGTCGGTATGCGTGGCGGACTCACCGTTGTCGGCGACGACGACCAGTCCATCTACGCCTGGCGAGGTGCGCGACCGGAGAATCTGGCCCTGCTACAGACGGATTACCCCCACCTGAAGCTGGTGAAGCTCGAGCAGAACTATCGCTCCACAGCGCGCATTCTGAGGGCGGCCAACACCCTGATCGCCAACAATCCCCATGTCTTTGAAAAACGGTTATGGTCAGAGTTGGGCTACGGCGAGCACTTGCGCATTATCCGCTATGCCGATGAACAGGAAGAGGCGGAACAGGTTGTCGTCGAAATACTGGATCACCAATTGCGCAAACGCACCCGTTTCGGCGACTACGCCATTCTCTACCGGGGCAACCATCAGTCGCGCCTGGTTGAGCTCGCACTGCAGCAGCAGCAGGTGCCTTACCACCTCAGCGGGGGCACCTCATTTTTTGCGCGCAACGAAGTCAAGGACGTCATGGCTTACCTGCGTCTGCTCATGAATAAAAACGATGACAATGCCTTCCTGCGTATTGCCAACGTCCCACGCCGCAAGCTGGGCACCTCGACCCTGGAGGCGCTGGGACACTATGCCAATACCCATCGCTGCAGCCTGAGCCTGGCCTGCAGCCGGATCGACAGCGGTGCAGTCTCCGAGGCCGGACTGGTGCGCTTGCGGGCTTTCCACACGTGGATGGATACCGTCCGCCGACGTTGCGAGGGCGGCGATGGAATTGCGGCAGTGCGGCAGTTAGTGCGCGATATGGATTACGAAGACTGGCTGCTCCAGAACAGCTCCAGCGAGGACGTGGCCGAGCGACGCATGAGCAATGTCCATTTTCTGATCGACTCACTGCAAAGGGTCATGGCCAACGAACAGGTCGCCCTGGATGAGGCGGTTTCGCGGCTGATACTGCGCGACTTGCTGGAGCAGCAGGACGAGGAGACAAAAGGCCCCGATAGCGTGCAACTCATGACACTGCATGCCGCCAAGGGACTGGAGTTTCCCCACGTTTACATTATCGGCATGGAAGAAAAACTACTACCGCACCGGGTAAGCCTGGATGAGGACTCCATTGACGAGGAGCGTCGGCTGGCCTATGTGGGAATTACGCGGGCCCGCGAGACCCTGAGCATGACCCTCGCCAGTACCCGTCGCCAGTTCGGCGAAACCATCAAGTGCAAGCCCAGCCGTTTTATCGACGAACTGCCGCAGGATGACCTGCGCTGGCAGGGCGAGGGCGAGGGCAGCGAGGAAGCGAACGAGACTCGCGCCCAGGAGACGCTGGCAGGACTAAAGGGCCTGTTCGGCTGA
- a CDS encoding NCS2 family permease, with protein MTNWLDKHFAIAASGSSIGTEVIAGTTTFLTMAYIIVVNPAILSDAGMDFDAVFVATCLAAALGSLAMGLLANYPVAVAPGMGQNAFFTYAIVIGAGYDWQTALGAVFLSGVLFVLISVLPVREWVINAIPRNQKLGIAAGIGIFLAFIALQNAGIIVNNDATLVGLGDLTHFGPVTALAGFVLIAALAARGFRAAVLVGMLAAAAAGWLTGEAPFLGVTALPPSPAPVLLQLDIAGAFSLSMLTIVLSLLLVDVFDTAGTLVGVATQGNMLDEQGRLPRLRNALLADSSATLLGSLLGTSSTTSYLESISGVSAGGRTGLTAVVVALLFLACLVLAPLAQSIPDYATAAALLFVAVMMTRSLAHVDWDDMTEACPAAITALTIPLSYSIADGIGLGFICYLLIKLAAGRHQDISPAMAVIAALFAVKFTIL; from the coding sequence GTGACAAACTGGCTCGACAAGCACTTCGCCATTGCCGCCAGCGGCTCCAGCATTGGCACTGAAGTCATTGCAGGCACCACGACATTTCTGACAATGGCCTATATTATTGTGGTGAACCCCGCCATCCTGTCCGATGCGGGCATGGACTTCGACGCAGTGTTTGTTGCTACCTGTCTTGCCGCCGCATTGGGGTCACTGGCCATGGGCTTGCTGGCCAACTATCCGGTGGCAGTGGCACCGGGCATGGGCCAGAACGCGTTCTTCACTTACGCCATCGTAATAGGCGCGGGCTACGACTGGCAAACCGCGCTGGGCGCTGTTTTTCTCTCTGGCGTGTTGTTTGTCCTAATCAGTGTCCTGCCTGTTCGGGAGTGGGTCATCAATGCTATCCCACGCAATCAGAAGCTGGGCATCGCCGCGGGCATCGGTATTTTCCTCGCCTTCATCGCACTGCAAAACGCCGGGATCATCGTCAACAACGATGCCACGCTGGTGGGCCTTGGGGACCTCACTCACTTTGGCCCGGTCACAGCACTGGCGGGCTTTGTGTTGATCGCCGCACTTGCTGCCCGGGGCTTTCGCGCAGCGGTGCTGGTAGGCATGTTGGCCGCCGCCGCCGCGGGATGGCTAACTGGCGAGGCACCTTTCCTCGGCGTGACCGCGCTGCCGCCCTCCCCGGCCCCGGTGCTACTGCAGTTGGATATCGCTGGCGCCTTTAGCCTGTCCATGTTGACTATTGTCCTGTCACTGCTGTTGGTGGACGTCTTCGATACTGCCGGCACTTTGGTGGGCGTTGCCACGCAGGGCAATATGCTCGATGAACAGGGGCGTCTACCGCGACTGCGTAACGCGCTGCTCGCAGACTCCTCCGCCACGCTATTGGGTTCGCTGCTGGGCACCTCCTCCACCACCAGTTACCTGGAGAGCATATCCGGCGTCTCCGCGGGCGGCCGCACAGGTCTTACCGCAGTGGTCGTGGCGTTGTTATTTCTTGCCTGTCTTGTCCTCGCTCCATTGGCACAAAGCATACCGGACTACGCGACGGCTGCTGCGCTGTTATTCGTTGCTGTGATGATGACACGCAGTCTCGCGCACGTTGACTGGGACGACATGACTGAGGCCTGCCCGGCAGCGATCACCGCACTGACCATCCCACTGAGCTATTCAATAGCCGACGGTATCGGGCTGGGTTTTATCTGCTATCTGCTCATTAAGCTGGCCGCCGGCAGGCACCAGGATATTTCACCGGCGATGGCTGTCATCGCCGCGCTGTTCGCGGTCAAGTTCACGATCTTGTAG
- a CDS encoding c-type cytochrome has protein sequence MINRIVFSVFGLLLAGSALAVSLTEGQRAAIEERIKPVGVICLEGDSSCAAIPAATIGVARSGEEVYNAACMACHTTGAAGAPVYGDVAGWSDRIAKGMAVLHDAGVNGVAGTGMIAKGGCMNCSDEEVIAAVDYMVEGSQ, from the coding sequence GTGATCAATCGAATCGTATTCAGTGTCTTCGGCTTGTTGCTCGCCGGGTCAGCGCTCGCCGTGAGTCTCACAGAGGGGCAGCGTGCCGCGATTGAGGAGCGCATCAAACCGGTCGGGGTGATTTGCCTCGAGGGCGATAGCAGTTGTGCTGCTATACCCGCGGCGACGATCGGGGTCGCCCGCTCGGGTGAGGAGGTATACAACGCCGCGTGCATGGCCTGCCATACTACTGGCGCGGCTGGCGCGCCGGTTTATGGTGATGTTGCGGGCTGGAGCGATCGCATCGCCAAGGGCATGGCGGTGCTCCACGACGCCGGTGTGAACGGTGTAGCCGGTACGGGCATGATCGCCAAGGGCGGCTGCATGAACTGCAGCGACGAGGAAGTGATCGCCGCTGTCGACTACATGGTAGAAGGCAGTCAGTAG
- a CDS encoding glutathione S-transferase family protein, which produces MKVYAYDPAPNPQRLALFMKMKGLEVETVPVDMTTGEHLGDAYKQVNPAGTVPALVLDDGTVLTEVVGMYTYLEGLHPQPPLLGQTPLERAQVMSWCHKLFTGLTQAVASVFRNRSKGFVNRALPGPQDLPQIPDLAERGRLQINFALPMLDEHLATSRWLTGDNFTAADIDLYVTIGFMGWIKESIPENCTHLNDWFLRAQEKLA; this is translated from the coding sequence ATGAAAGTTTACGCGTATGACCCCGCCCCCAACCCGCAGCGGCTTGCCCTGTTTATGAAGATGAAAGGGCTTGAAGTCGAGACCGTGCCGGTCGATATGACCACAGGGGAGCATCTGGGTGATGCTTACAAGCAGGTTAACCCGGCGGGTACCGTGCCGGCCCTGGTACTGGACGATGGAACCGTGCTCACTGAGGTGGTGGGCATGTATACCTATCTCGAGGGTTTGCACCCGCAGCCGCCGCTCCTGGGCCAGACACCGCTGGAGCGCGCGCAGGTTATGAGCTGGTGTCATAAACTCTTCACCGGCCTGACCCAAGCTGTTGCCAGTGTGTTCCGCAACCGCAGCAAGGGGTTTGTAAACCGGGCACTGCCCGGCCCCCAGGACCTGCCGCAAATTCCTGATCTGGCAGAACGCGGCCGCCTGCAGATCAACTTCGCCCTGCCAATGCTGGATGAACATCTGGCTACCTCCCGCTGGCTTACCGGCGACAACTTCACCGCGGCGGATATCGATCTCTACGTCACCATCGGCTTTATGGGGTGGATAAAGGAGTCCATCCCGGAGAACTGTACCCACCTCAACGACTGGTTCCTGCGCGCGCAGGAAAAGCTCGCCTGA